A stretch of the Hyphomicrobiales bacterium genome encodes the following:
- a CDS encoding trigger factor — protein MHVTETMNEGLKRQLQVTISAAELASRADERIAELKDQVRIKGFRPGKVPFAHIKRLYGRSVMAEVLEKAVNETTQRALDERNERPALRPDIKFSEEEGAIDKVIAGEADLSYDVTFEVLPSFEVVDFKTLKLERPVAEVPAAQIDEAMERLREQGVSYDVQEGRAAEARDRLTIDFEGRIDGEPFEGGSGEDMFVVIGRGGFIPGFEDGLTGAKAGEERDVKASFPDNYPAEQLRGKDAVFKVKVKDVAVPRLPELDDEFASKLGLDSLAKLRAAVEERTNAEYASATRAKLKRKLLDALNDAHTFDLPASLVDSEFEGIWRQVTQSLEQAGRTLADEGKTEEAARDEYRAIAARRVRLGLVLSDVGEKNQITVSDEELARAMVEQARRYPGEERQVYEFLRKSPEAMLQLRAPLFEDKVVDFILELAEVTDTVVTPEELLAVEDEDEQQG, from the coding sequence ATGCACGTTACCGAGACCATGAACGAAGGGCTGAAGCGCCAGCTCCAAGTGACGATCAGCGCGGCAGAACTGGCCAGCCGCGCCGACGAGCGGATCGCAGAGCTCAAGGACCAGGTGCGCATCAAGGGGTTCCGGCCCGGCAAGGTTCCGTTCGCGCACATCAAGCGGCTGTACGGTCGCTCGGTGATGGCGGAAGTGCTGGAGAAGGCGGTCAACGAGACGACGCAGCGCGCGCTCGATGAACGCAACGAACGCCCGGCGCTGCGACCCGACATCAAATTCTCCGAGGAGGAGGGGGCCATCGACAAGGTGATCGCGGGTGAGGCCGACCTCTCCTACGACGTCACGTTCGAGGTGCTCCCGAGCTTCGAGGTGGTCGATTTCAAGACGCTCAAGCTCGAGCGCCCGGTCGCCGAGGTGCCGGCCGCGCAGATCGACGAGGCGATGGAGCGGCTGCGCGAGCAGGGCGTTTCCTACGACGTCCAGGAGGGCCGGGCCGCCGAAGCACGCGACCGGCTGACGATCGATTTCGAGGGCCGCATCGATGGCGAACCGTTCGAGGGCGGCTCGGGCGAGGACATGTTCGTCGTGATCGGCCGCGGCGGTTTCATTCCGGGCTTCGAGGACGGGCTCACGGGCGCCAAGGCGGGCGAGGAGCGTGACGTCAAGGCGAGCTTTCCGGACAATTATCCGGCCGAGCAGCTCAGGGGCAAGGACGCCGTCTTCAAGGTCAAGGTCAAGGACGTCGCGGTGCCGCGGCTGCCGGAACTCGATGACGAATTCGCCAGCAAGCTCGGGCTCGACAGCCTCGCCAAGTTGCGGGCGGCGGTCGAGGAGCGCACGAACGCCGAGTATGCCTCGGCCACTCGCGCCAAGCTCAAGCGCAAGCTGCTCGATGCACTCAACGACGCCCACACCTTCGATTTGCCGGCATCGCTGGTGGACAGTGAGTTCGAGGGCATCTGGCGGCAGGTGACGCAAAGCCTCGAGCAGGCCGGCCGCACACTCGCGGACGAGGGCAAGACCGAGGAGGCCGCCCGTGACGAGTACCGCGCGATCGCGGCGCGGCGCGTGCGCCTCGGGCTCGTTCTCTCGGATGTCGGCGAGAAGAACCAGATCACGGTCAGTGACGAGGAACTGGCGCGCGCCATGGTCGAGCAGGCCCGGCGCTATCCCGGCGAGGAACGCCAAGTCTACGAGTTCCTGCGCAAGTCGCCCGAGGCGATGCTGCAATTGCGCGCCCCGCTCTTCGAGGACAAGGTCGTCGACTTCATTCTCGAACTCGCCGAGGTGACGGACACGGTCGTTACGCCCGAAGAACTGCTTGCGGTCGAGGACGAGGACGAGCAGCAGGGCTGA
- the clpP gene encoding ATP-dependent Clp endopeptidase proteolytic subunit ClpP, with translation MRDPVAVYTNTLVPMVVEQTNRGERAYDIYSRLLKERIIFVTGPIEDHMATLVTAQLLFLEAENPKKEIAMYINSPGGVVTSGMAIFDTMRFIRPAVSTLCIGQAASMGSLLLSSGEKGMRFALPHARVMLHQPSGGFQGQASDIERHAEEIIKLKRKLNLIYVDNSGQPLEVVERTLDRDHFMSAEEAKSFGLIDEVISKRKVDEAEQK, from the coding sequence ATGAGAGACCCGGTCGCCGTCTACACGAACACCCTGGTGCCCATGGTCGTCGAGCAGACGAACCGGGGCGAACGCGCCTACGACATCTATTCGCGCCTCCTCAAGGAACGCATCATCTTCGTCACGGGTCCGATCGAGGATCACATGGCGACCCTTGTCACGGCGCAGTTGCTCTTCCTGGAGGCCGAGAACCCCAAGAAGGAGATCGCCATGTACATCAACTCGCCCGGCGGCGTGGTGACGTCGGGCATGGCGATCTTCGACACCATGCGGTTCATTCGTCCGGCGGTTTCGACACTCTGCATCGGGCAGGCGGCCTCGATGGGCTCGCTGCTGCTCTCGTCGGGCGAGAAGGGCATGCGCTTTGCACTGCCGCATGCACGCGTCATGCTCCACCAGCCCTCGGGCGGGTTCCAGGGGCAGGCGAGCGACATCGAGCGGCACGCGGAGGAAATCATCAAGCTCAAGCGCAAGCTCAACCTGATCTACGTCGACAACTCGGGCCAGCCGCTCGAGGTCGTCGAGCGCACGCTCGACCGCGATCACTTCATGAGCGCGGAGGAGGCCAAGAGTTTCGGCCTGATCGACGAGGTCATCAGCAAGCGCAAGGTCGACGAGGCCGAGCAGAAATAG